A window of the Isosphaera pallida ATCC 43644 genome harbors these coding sequences:
- a CDS encoding secondary thiamine-phosphate synthase enzyme YjbQ yields the protein MSLELFSDTFEVNTPGRGTFELTDQVRALIRRVGLAQGLAHLFVHHTSASLIICENADPTVRRDLETFAASLAPDGDPRWLHCDEGPDDMAAHLRAIFTGFGLWVPIRRGDCDLGTWQGIYLWEHRARPHRRRVTLTMLGTRERSDT from the coding sequence GTGAGTTTGGAACTTTTCAGCGACACGTTTGAAGTCAACACGCCGGGACGAGGCACCTTTGAACTGACCGACCAGGTGAGGGCGCTGATTCGTCGCGTGGGCTTAGCGCAAGGCTTGGCGCATCTCTTCGTTCATCATACCAGCGCCTCGCTCATCATCTGCGAGAACGCCGACCCGACCGTGAGACGCGACCTAGAGACCTTTGCGGCCTCGCTCGCGCCCGACGGCGATCCCCGCTGGCTTCATTGCGACGAAGGTCCTGACGACATGGCCGCCCACCTTCGGGCCATCTTCACCGGCTTTGGCCTGTGGGTGCCGATCCGTCGGGGCGATTGCGATCTGGGAACCTGGCAGGGGATCTACCTTTGGGAGCATCGAGCCCGTCCGCACCGTCGCCGCGTCACCTTGACTATGTTAGGCACTCGGGAACGATCCGACACCTGA
- a CDS encoding DUF1559 domain-containing protein — protein sequence MSFLSRVRRRSGFTLIELLVVIAIIAVLIALLLPAVQAAREAARRAQCVNNLKQIGLGTMNFESAYGYLPPGPFDGHPQAVDASGNPAPNGRIYTEVLGQDYEGVSTCCRAAHPDGYNQFFRILPFMEQTALYNVANFQAPPIWPIPGGVDWAGEDTISFPAIATFYCPSRRGPTLYGNPGRSRNDYAGCAGFFRGQWYECFQGDFNTTLFVPPPPNGLIPIANERSQENQGDVGGRKGAFLHGRFKRRLSDFIDGTSNSIMFSEKGLPPTRHGLDGGDNERWQNSGWDEDCIRWHFVPRSDAQAAALNNICTGGDGRAGGNLWRRYFGSSHAGGLNACMGDGSVKFIKFTVDPNTFRRLCVIDDNEPISADAL from the coding sequence ATGAGTTTCTTGTCTCGAGTCCGCCGGCGTTCCGGCTTCACCCTGATCGAACTTCTGGTGGTCATCGCCATCATCGCAGTCCTGATCGCTCTGTTGCTCCCGGCTGTCCAGGCTGCTCGCGAGGCCGCCCGTCGCGCCCAATGTGTCAACAACCTCAAGCAAATCGGCTTGGGCACGATGAACTTTGAAAGCGCCTACGGCTACCTGCCTCCCGGTCCTTTTGATGGTCACCCACAGGCGGTAGACGCCTCGGGCAATCCCGCTCCGAATGGTCGCATTTATACCGAGGTTTTGGGTCAGGACTACGAGGGCGTCTCGACCTGCTGCCGTGCGGCCCACCCAGATGGTTACAACCAGTTCTTCCGCATTCTGCCGTTCATGGAGCAAACGGCTCTCTACAACGTCGCCAACTTCCAAGCTCCTCCGATTTGGCCGATTCCCGGTGGTGTGGATTGGGCGGGTGAGGATACCATTTCGTTCCCGGCGATCGCCACGTTCTACTGCCCTTCGCGTCGTGGTCCTACCCTTTACGGCAATCCTGGGCGCAGCCGCAATGACTACGCCGGTTGCGCTGGGTTTTTCCGTGGTCAGTGGTACGAGTGCTTCCAAGGTGACTTCAACACTACCTTGTTCGTTCCGCCGCCCCCCAACGGTCTGATTCCGATCGCCAATGAGCGGAGCCAGGAAAATCAGGGTGATGTCGGTGGCCGCAAGGGTGCGTTTTTGCATGGTCGTTTCAAGCGTCGTTTGTCTGACTTCATCGACGGCACCTCCAACTCGATCATGTTCTCTGAGAAGGGTTTGCCCCCCACCCGCCACGGCCTTGACGGCGGCGACAACGAGCGTTGGCAAAACTCCGGCTGGGACGAGGATTGTATTCGCTGGCACTTCGTTCCTCGATCCGACGCTCAAGCTGCCGCTCTCAACAACATTTGCACCGGTGGTGATGGCCGTGCTGGCGGAAACCTCTGGCGGCGTTACTTCGGCTCTTCCCACGCTGGTGGTCTCAACGCCTGCATGGGTGATGGCTCGGTGAAGTTTATCAAGTTCACGGTGGATCCCAACACCTTCCGTCGCCTTTGCGTGATCGACGACAACGAGCCGATTTCCGCCGACGCGCTGTGA
- a CDS encoding neutral/alkaline non-lysosomal ceramidase N-terminal domain-containing protein, with translation MLRPVICGVTWFRLVGSTLAALGILGWGMVWAGDPPGEWKVGTARVAITPEGPVWMAGYAARNRPAQGKQHELWVKGLAIESPHGKRVLLVTLDLCGVSRDLTEPLREEIAQTTGVGFDEVILACSHTHSGPVVGTNLITMYPLGEADRKAVEDYTRDLTRRIIQVSRQAVEALEPCQISWGIGEASFAVNRRENPERDVPTLRAQGQLKGPVDHAVPTLRVDRGSGGLAAVVMGYACHCTTLDGYEWSGDYAGFAQLELERRHPGTIALFFAGCGGDQNPLPRRSRALAEDYGRQLADAVDRTLQGPLTRLGPEDRLATAATTVRLDFAKVPDRAHWEELASSTNRFEAARARALLDRLDREGRLETSYPYPIAAWRLGGLTWVFLGGEVVVDYALRLKKERGSDSVWVAAYCQDVMAYIPSRRVLLEGGYEGVGAMVYYGLPSPWAETVEETIFQGIEQVWNRLDR, from the coding sequence ATGCTTCGCCCCGTCATTTGCGGTGTCACGTGGTTTCGGCTGGTTGGTTCGACTCTCGCGGCGTTAGGAATTCTCGGTTGGGGCATGGTTTGGGCAGGCGACCCTCCCGGGGAGTGGAAGGTGGGAACGGCTCGGGTCGCCATCACGCCGGAAGGACCGGTTTGGATGGCAGGTTACGCCGCCCGCAACCGACCCGCCCAGGGCAAGCAACACGAGCTTTGGGTGAAAGGGTTGGCGATCGAGTCGCCCCACGGCAAGCGGGTCTTGTTGGTGACCCTCGACCTTTGCGGCGTAAGCCGCGACCTGACTGAGCCGCTGCGCGAGGAGATCGCCCAAACCACCGGGGTCGGGTTCGACGAGGTGATTCTCGCTTGTTCGCATACCCACTCCGGCCCGGTGGTTGGTACCAACCTCATCACGATGTACCCTTTGGGAGAGGCCGACCGCAAGGCAGTCGAGGATTACACCCGCGACTTGACTCGACGGATAATCCAGGTGTCCCGACAAGCCGTCGAGGCGCTGGAGCCCTGCCAGATTTCCTGGGGGATCGGCGAGGCGAGCTTCGCGGTCAACCGCCGCGAGAACCCCGAACGGGATGTGCCCACGCTTCGGGCCCAGGGACAGCTCAAAGGTCCAGTCGATCACGCGGTGCCCACCTTGCGGGTCGATCGGGGTTCGGGTGGTCTGGCGGCGGTGGTCATGGGGTATGCCTGTCATTGCACCACACTGGACGGCTACGAATGGTCGGGCGACTACGCCGGGTTTGCTCAGCTCGAACTCGAACGGCGTCATCCCGGCACCATAGCGCTCTTCTTCGCCGGCTGCGGCGGCGACCAAAATCCCCTGCCCCGACGTTCCCGCGCGTTGGCTGAGGATTACGGCCGCCAGTTGGCCGACGCGGTTGATCGGACCCTCCAAGGACCGTTGACCCGTCTTGGCCCCGAGGACCGACTCGCCACCGCCGCGACCACGGTGCGTCTCGACTTCGCCAAGGTTCCCGACCGCGCTCATTGGGAGGAGCTGGCCTCTTCGACCAACCGCTTTGAAGCGGCTCGCGCCCGGGCCTTGCTCGACCGTCTAGATCGGGAGGGGCGCTTGGAGACAAGTTATCCCTACCCGATTGCCGCCTGGAGGCTAGGCGGGTTGACCTGGGTGTTTTTGGGTGGCGAGGTTGTGGTGGATTACGCCTTGCGGCTCAAAAAAGAACGTGGAAGCGACTCGGTCTGGGTCGCGGCCTACTGTCAGGATGTCATGGCCTACATCCCCTCCCGCCGGGTCCTGCTGGAAGGCGGCTACGAGGGCGTCGGCGCGATGGTTTATTATGGCCTCCCCTCGCCGTGGGCCGAGACGGTTGAGGAGACGATCTTTCAGGGGATCGAGCAGGTTTGGAACCGGTTGGATCGTTGA
- a CDS encoding ABC transporter ATP-binding protein has product MIHTHDLTKKYGELFALNRLNLTLHRGDVYGFIGPNGAGKTTTMRILATLLNPSWGEASVCGYSIYTGAKEIRRAIGYMPDFFGVYDDMKVIEYLEFFAAAYRIKGAKRKKICDEVLNLVDLTYKRDAMVTSLSRGMTQRLGLARVLLHNPQVLLLDEPASGLDPRARIEIRGVLKELQKMGKTILVSSHILPELADICNKIGIIEQGVLIVNGAVTDVMKQVRTTIVLNINVAERRKEAADFLERQPEVEEVQERPDYLMVKLRPEVERFSDLARRLIENGFELTLFREDEINLETAFMRLTKGITS; this is encoded by the coding sequence ATGATTCACACCCATGACCTGACTAAAAAATACGGCGAATTGTTTGCCCTCAACCGGCTCAACCTCACTCTCCATCGTGGTGACGTTTACGGCTTCATCGGCCCCAACGGAGCCGGCAAAACCACCACCATGCGGATTCTGGCCACCTTGCTCAACCCCTCCTGGGGCGAGGCGTCGGTCTGCGGATATTCGATCTACACGGGAGCCAAGGAAATCCGTCGCGCCATCGGCTACATGCCGGACTTCTTCGGCGTGTACGACGATATGAAGGTCATCGAGTATCTCGAATTCTTCGCCGCCGCTTATCGCATCAAGGGGGCCAAGCGTAAGAAAATCTGCGACGAAGTGCTGAACCTGGTCGATCTCACCTACAAGCGGGACGCGATGGTCACCAGCCTCTCGCGCGGGATGACCCAGCGCCTGGGACTCGCCCGGGTTTTGCTGCACAATCCCCAGGTGCTGCTGCTCGACGAGCCAGCCTCTGGCCTCGACCCCCGCGCCCGGATCGAAATTCGCGGCGTTCTCAAGGAGTTGCAGAAGATGGGCAAGACCATCTTGGTCTCGTCCCACATCCTTCCCGAACTTGCCGACATTTGTAACAAAATTGGTATCATCGAACAGGGCGTGTTGATCGTCAACGGGGCTGTCACCGACGTGATGAAGCAAGTGCGGACCACGATCGTCCTCAACATCAACGTCGCCGAACGCAGGAAGGAGGCCGCTGATTTCCTCGAACGTCAGCCCGAAGTCGAGGAGGTTCAGGAGAGGCCGGATTATCTGATGGTCAAGCTCCGTCCTGAAGTGGAGCGGTTCAGCGATCTCGCCCGTCGCTTGATTGAAAACGGCTTTGAATTGACCTTATTCCGTGAAGATGAGATCAATTTGGAAACGGCGTTCATGCGACTCACAAAAGGCATCACCAGCTAG
- a CDS encoding biotin--[acetyl-CoA-carboxylase] ligase: protein MIPSNPAVPPQPDLHNHPRPALEATPSCSWLGASIDLREVDSTNAFIRRLLEGDHQGLWPLPVAVWTGRQRAGKGRGTNFWWSDAGTLTFTVALDPAAQRLRLDHLPRLALACAVAIVDVVEPLAPQARWTIRWPNDVEANNLKVAGILPERFATPCGDRLALGVGLNVSTNWNHAPESVRRMAASVESIRGTVLADQERRDLASRLLERLVARLTQLADDHPDLAERWDQLDQLKGNRVRIRQGERVLEGVGGGIDPTGALRLLTADGSIQSIVGGVVERNPPHG, encoded by the coding sequence GTGATTCCCTCCAACCCCGCCGTCCCTCCTCAACCCGATCTTCACAACCATCCTCGACCAGCGCTGGAGGCAACCCCATCCTGCTCCTGGCTAGGCGCGTCGATCGACCTCCGAGAGGTCGATTCGACCAATGCCTTCATCCGCCGTCTGCTGGAAGGAGACCATCAGGGACTTTGGCCGCTTCCCGTGGCGGTCTGGACGGGTCGCCAACGCGCGGGCAAAGGCCGCGGGACTAACTTCTGGTGGTCCGACGCGGGAACCCTAACCTTCACCGTCGCGCTCGATCCGGCTGCGCAGCGGCTGAGGCTTGACCACTTACCCCGCCTGGCGTTGGCTTGCGCAGTGGCGATTGTCGATGTGGTAGAGCCACTAGCCCCACAGGCGCGCTGGACGATTCGCTGGCCCAACGATGTGGAAGCCAACAACTTGAAAGTCGCCGGCATCTTGCCCGAACGATTCGCTACCCCGTGCGGCGATCGACTCGCCCTGGGAGTCGGACTCAACGTCTCAACCAATTGGAACCACGCCCCTGAGTCGGTGCGCCGAATGGCAGCTTCGGTGGAGTCAATCCGTGGAACCGTGCTGGCCGATCAAGAGCGACGCGACCTAGCGTCCCGACTCTTGGAACGCCTGGTCGCGCGGCTGACTCAACTCGCGGACGATCACCCCGACCTGGCCGAACGTTGGGATCAACTCGACCAACTCAAAGGAAACCGGGTGCGGATCCGTCAAGGGGAACGTGTTCTCGAAGGCGTCGGTGGGGGGATCGACCCCACGGGAGCTCTCCGTCTCCTTACCGCCGACGGCTCGATTCAGTCAATCGTCGGCGGCGTGGTGGAACGCAACCCACCCCACGGTTGA